In the Bacteroidales bacterium genome, one interval contains:
- the sucC gene encoding ADP-forming succinate--CoA ligase subunit beta: MNLHEYQGKELLKSFGVKIQEGIVADTPEEAVEAAKKLTEQTGTSWWVVKAQIHAGGRGKGGGVKLAKSLDEIKEIAGNIIGMQLVTHQTGPEGKKVNKVLIAQDVYYPGESETNEYYMSVLLNRATGRNIVMYSTEGGMDIETVAENTPHLIHKEEIDPKIGLLPFQARRIAFNLGLEGNAFKDMTKFVSSLYKAYDKSDASMFEINPVLKTSDNQILAVDSKVNIDDNALFRQKDLAAMRDLTEEDPAEVEAGKYNLNFIKLDGNVGCMVNGAGLAMATMDIIKMSGGSPANFLDVGGTANAETVEAGFRIILKDENVKAILLNIFGGIVRCDRVAQGVVDAYKSIGNISIPVIVRLQGTNAIEGKELIDKSGLKVHSAITLQEAADIVKKLV, from the coding sequence ATGAATTTACACGAATATCAAGGTAAAGAACTTCTTAAAAGTTTTGGTGTCAAAATTCAAGAAGGAATTGTTGCGGATACACCTGAGGAAGCTGTTGAAGCAGCAAAAAAATTAACAGAGCAAACAGGAACAAGCTGGTGGGTTGTTAAAGCTCAAATACATGCAGGCGGAAGAGGAAAAGGCGGCGGAGTAAAGCTTGCAAAATCTTTGGATGAAATTAAAGAAATTGCCGGTAATATAATAGGAATGCAATTAGTTACGCATCAAACAGGACCGGAAGGAAAAAAGGTTAATAAAGTTTTAATTGCACAAGATGTATATTATCCGGGTGAAAGCGAAACAAACGAATATTATATGAGTGTTTTATTAAACCGTGCAACCGGACGAAATATTGTTATGTATTCAACCGAAGGAGGCATGGATATTGAAACAGTTGCCGAAAACACTCCGCATCTTATTCATAAAGAAGAAATTGACCCAAAAATAGGATTATTGCCGTTTCAAGCAAGAAGAATTGCGTTTAACTTGGGTTTGGAAGGAAATGCTTTTAAAGATATGACGAAATTCGTAAGTTCATTATACAAAGCTTATGATAAAAGTGATGCTTCAATGTTTGAAATAAATCCTGTATTAAAAACTTCGGATAATCAAATATTAGCAGTTGATTCAAAAGTTAATATTGACGATAATGCTTTATTCAGACAAAAAGATTTAGCAGCAATGAGAGATTTAACGGAAGAAGATCCGGCAGAAGTTGAAGCAGGCAAATATAATTTGAATTTTATTAAACTTGACGGTAATGTAGGTTGTATGGTAAACGGAGCAGGGCTCGCTATGGCAACTATGGATATTATTAAAATGTCAGGAGGTTCGCCTGCAAACTTTCTAGATGTAGGAGGAACCGCAAATGCCGAAACTGTTGAAGCCGGTTTCAGAATTATTTTAAAAGATGAAAATGTAAAGGCTATTTTACTTAATATTTTCGGAGGCATTGTTCGTTGCGACCGTGTTGCTCAGGGAGTAGTTGATGCATATAAATCAATAGGAAATATCAGTATTCCCGTTATTGTAAGGTTGCAAGGTACAAATGCAATTGAAGGGAAAGAGCTTATAGATAAATCGGGTTTAAAAGTTCATTCTGCTATTACTTTACAAGAAGCA
- a CDS encoding RNA methyltransferase has product MRKLLNSELGRKSIEEFKKTDKIPVTVILDNIRSMNNIGSVFRTSDAFLIEKIILCGITAKPPHNDIRKTALGATESINWEYFKKTECAINKLKSDNYTILSVEQTEGSVMLQHFSIENSKKYAVIFGNEVKGVQQKIVDMSDYCIEIPQEGTKHSLNISVSAGVVLWDFYRKLNLK; this is encoded by the coding sequence ATGCGAAAACTTTTAAACAGCGAATTAGGAAGAAAATCAATTGAAGAATTTAAAAAAACTGACAAAATTCCCGTAACTGTTATTTTGGATAATATCAGAAGTATGAATAATATCGGTTCGGTCTTCAGAACCTCTGATGCTTTTCTTATAGAAAAAATCATACTTTGCGGAATTACTGCAAAACCGCCTCATAATGATATTCGAAAAACAGCACTGGGTGCAACTGAAAGTATTAATTGGGAATATTTCAAAAAAACAGAATGTGCAATAAACAAGTTAAAATCAGACAATTATACAATACTATCTGTTGAGCAAACCGAGGGAAGCGTAATGTTGCAACATTTTAGTATTGAAAATAGTAAAAAATATGCAGTAATTTTCGGGAATGAAGTTAAAGGTGTGCAACAAAAAATTGTTGATATGAGTGATTATTGCATTGAAATTCCGCAGGAAGGAACAAAACATTCATTAAACATTTCTGTTAGTGCAGGTGTTGTTCTTTGGGACTTTTACAGAAAATTAAATTTAAAGTAA